A stretch of DNA from Allomeiothermus silvanus DSM 9946:
GGTGGCGCAAGATGCTGCCTTACTTCTTGGGCAAGATGCTGCACGGCTGGGGGCCGCCGTAGGTCATCCGCCGAGCGGGCCTGCCGCTTAGGGTCAGGGTGTACTTCGAGCAGCCTACGCTCGCCCTAGCCGCAAATTGAGTTGGCCCCGTAGTTCTGGCTGCTGGGGTTTATGAGTCCGTCCCTGAAAAGCCCACTGAAAGATTGCCAGGCTGTCGGCTAATCGACCTCGAGGGGCGGCCCCACCACTTCCATGCCATGGGCGGCGAACAGCTCTCGAACCTCTGGGTAGGGCGGCATTTCGGGGAGTTTCGTGGCTTCGTCAAAAAAGGCTTCCATTTTGCCCGCGGGTTGAAAGGCGATTAGCATCCGCCCTGCACCTGGTCCCACCAGCGCCCAGGTATGCGGAACTTGGCGGGGAGCCAGGATCGAATCTCCGGGACCGAGGCGGTGCTGCTGACCTGCGATTTCCACCACGTACTCGCCCTCGATCACGTAGAACCACTCGTCCTGGCCGTGGTGCAGGTGCCGGGGTGGTCCACCCCGGTAGGCGTTGGCCTGCTCGAGGATCAACCACCCCTCGCCCACGTCCTGTGCGGTGAGTTTGAGGGCGAAGGGCATTACCCCGAACACCTTGCGCTGGCGCTCGAAACGGTCTTGCCCTGCCAGCACTTTTACCGGCTGTCCGTCAAAAGAACCCATACCACCCTCCTAAAACCCAAATGGACATGCAGACTTCACCAGGAGCTTCCCCTTAGGGAGGTTCGAGGGCCCTCCCCTCGCTGCGCTCGGCGAAAATACACCACGAACCTCCCTAATCGGGTCAGTTGAGGTTGAACGAATAGTAAGTGCACCTTCCGGTCCACACCGTGATCGGCCCCTTGCTGCGGCTAGGGTCGGGGGCGTTGACCTTTACGGTTACACGGCAGTTGTCCGTGCCGAGCCCGGCGTTATGGACATTGTAGAGGTCGAAGACGTTGCTGGTGGAGGCAGTATCGGCGCGGAGGAGGTTATCAAACCCCGGGCCGCTCACGTAGAGCTTCCAGTCGTAGGTCAGGGCTTCGTTGCTAGGGTTTTCCACGGTAATTCCGCCGTAGTACCGGGTAGGGGCGGGCCCAATGCGAAGGGTACAGCCGGTATCGCTCAAGACGATGGTACTGCCACCCGCCACCCTCACGCTCCCGCAGAAGCGGAACTGCCCACCGGTAAACTCCCTCGAGTACACCCCGTAATCGGTGATCTTGGGGTAGGGGTTGGGGGGGTGGGGGCAGCACGTTCAGGTTGAGGGTCTGGGTAGCGGTGGCCCCGTCGCTATCTTGGGTGGTCACGCGCACTTGGCGGGATCCGGTAGCCCCAAAGGTGACCGAGACCGAGCAGCCCGTACCTGCCGAAAGCGTATCGGGCGCATCCACTGACCAGGTGGTGGTACCGCATAGCTTGTTGATGTCGGGCTCGTTAGGGTCGGTGATGAGCGCGGTGATGGGGTAGGCCTCGCCCTGGTGGGGGTCTCCCCCGTATTGCAGGTTCAGGGTGGGCGGGGTGTTGATCACCTTGACCACGAAGCTGCTGCTGGCTTGGCTGTTGCCGTACTTGGCGAGGAGCGTCAGCGTTCTGCTGCCCACCGAGGTGAAGGTGCGCTTGAGTTCGGGGCCGAACAGGCTGCTTTGGTCGGTGCTCCAGCCCCCGCTATAGAGGGTGCCGTCCAGATTTGAGGTCACGCTCAGGTTGACGCTCTTGGCCACGGGGTGGGTGATCTGGAAGAACTGGGCCAGGTTGGTCTCGACCCGGAGCTGTACGGTAGCGGGGTTGGTTTTGATGGTGATCTTGGGCGCTTCCGAGCCGCCCGGCGCGGCCTGCTCCTGCTTCCAGGCCTCGCTGCGGCGTCCATCGAAGTTCAGCACGCTCAGGGAATCGAAGATGCTGCTTACGTAGTCGGCGGGGACGTAGTAAAAGCCGCCGTCGCCCGCGCCGCAGCCCCAGGAGTTCTTGACGATGAAATACCCACCCCCGCCGATGTTGGGGGTCTGGCCGAACTGGCTCATGTCCTCATTGGAGAGGAATCCCACGATCTGCACGGCGTGGCCGCCGTAGGAGCCGGCCACCTCTTTGCCCTTGTCGTCGAGCTTGGTCTTGGCGTAGTTGCTCACCACACCGTCGTTTTTCACATCGTCCATGAAGCCTTTGTAGACCGGGAACGAAGCCAAGAGCACATAGCCTTGCGAGAGTTTCTGGCGCAAGAGGTTGAGCTTGAAGGCCTCGCCGTTTTTCCAGACCTGGATGGTCTTCGAGGAGGCCACTCCGGGCCCGCCAAAGCTTACCTTGGCGTAGCTACAAAAGGTGAAGATAAAGGTGGTGCAGACCCGGCGGCTTTCGTGGGCCGTATCCGAGCAGGTGCCGGTGTAGCCGTTGCAGCTGTTGGCATACGAGTCGCTGTCGCCGTCTTTGACGCTGGGGCGTGAGGTGGCCCCGTTGTAGGTCCAGCCCCCCTCGCTGGGGAAGCTCTGGCCTTTATTGACCGCGGTCTCGAGGGCCTTCTCCGACCAGTAGCCGTCGGAGTAGTCGCTGGAGTCCCAGTCCTGCTTGACTTTGTTGACCAGGAACTGCTCGGAGAGGTCGGCTGGGTTGTTGTTTTGCACCCGCTCGCGGCTTTCCACCGCCCCGATCGCGGCGAAGGCCCAGCAGGTGCCGCGTTTGGCCTGGTTTTTGACCGGGCTGATGAAGTTCTTGAGGGGGAACCAGAAGCGCTTGACCAAGTTGGTAGGGGTGCAGGGGCCGTTGTTGTCGGTGCCGTTGCCAGGGTTGATGGCTTGGGGCCGGATACCGCCGCCGGGCTCGAGCCGGGCCGTACGCAAACTCGCAGACTTGCTTCCCAGCAGGCTGTTGAGCTGCTCGAGGGCGGCCTTGACCTCGGCCAGCGACTTTCCCTTGAGGCTAGCAGGGCTGGGGGCTTGGGGTTTGAGGTCCTCGGGCAAGAGCGAGTAGCTCAAGGCATAATCGTCCAGGGCGTTTTCCACGCTCTGCGAGCGCTGGTAGGTTTCGGCAGCGTTGCGCAGCTGGGTCCCCAGGCCAAACAGCACCACCGACTCTCCCCCCGGCCCGCTTACCGGGCGGTCACCCTCGAAGCTGGGGCTGCCCGCGGCCTCGGTGAGCAGGGCCGCGGTGTTGGGGTCTTTCTCCGGGATACTGTTCAGGAAGTTCTTATCGCTTTGGTATTGGGCTTCTCGAGCCTGTTTAGCTGCGGCGACCGAGGCCGCACTGGAAAGCACCAGCTCGCCCGAGGCAATGCCTTTCTGGAACTCCTCGGGGCTGACCCGCTGAGCATCGCTGGGGATCTCGCCTTTCCAAGAGTTGCCCTCGTTGAATAGGTTGGGGTCTGGCTTGCCCCCATTCCCGCCGGGCGAACAGGCCGCCAACGCGCTAATGAGGATACCTA
This window harbors:
- a CDS encoding cupin domain-containing protein, whose product is MGSFDGQPVKVLAGQDRFERQRKVFGVMPFALKLTAQDVGEGWLILEQANAYRGGPPRHLHHGQDEWFYVIEGEYVVEIAGQQHRLGPGDSILAPRQVPHTWALVGPGAGRMLIAFQPAGKMEAFFDEATKLPEMPPYPEVRELFAAHGMEVVGPPLEVD
- a CDS encoding C1 family peptidase, with the protein product MKAFQRLGMVGILISALAACSPGGNGGKPDPNLFNEGNSWKGEIPSDAQRVSPEEFQKGIASGELVLSSAASVAAAKQAREAQYQSDKNFLNSIPEKDPNTAALLTEAAGSPSFEGDRPVSGPGGESVVLFGLGTQLRNAAETYQRSQSVENALDDYALSYSLLPEDLKPQAPSPASLKGKSLAEVKAALEQLNSLLGSKSASLRTARLEPGGGIRPQAINPGNGTDNNGPCTPTNLVKRFWFPLKNFISPVKNQAKRGTCWAFAAIGAVESRERVQNNNPADLSEQFLVNKVKQDWDSSDYSDGYWSEKALETAVNKGQSFPSEGGWTYNGATSRPSVKDGDSDSYANSCNGYTGTCSDTAHESRRVCTTFIFTFCSYAKVSFGGPGVASSKTIQVWKNGEAFKLNLLRQKLSQGYVLLASFPVYKGFMDDVKNDGVVSNYAKTKLDDKGKEVAGSYGGHAVQIVGFLSNEDMSQFGQTPNIGGGGYFIVKNSWGCGAGDGGFYYVPADYVSSIFDSLSVLNFDGRRSEAWKQEQAAPGGSEAPKITIKTNPATVQLRVETNLAQFFQITHPVAKSVNLSVTSNLDGTLYSGGWSTDQSSLFGPELKRTFTSVGSRTLTLLAKYGNSQASSSFVVKVINTPPTLNLQYGGDPHQGEAYPITALITDPNEPDINKLCGTTTWSVDAPDTLSAGTGCSVSVTFGATGSRQVRVTTQDSDGATATQTLNLNVLPPPPQPLPQDHRLRGVLEGVYRWAVPLLREREGGGWQYHRLERYRLYPSHWARPYPVLRRNYRGKP